ACGGCAGAGCTCAGTTGGCAAAGGTCCTCTGCCGTTCTAAAAATCAAAGTCTATAGCAAAGATAGAGTCGATTTTTCTGGATTCAATTCATTTCAACTTCGATGTAATGCCAAACTCCGCCAATTCCGTTGCCAATTTCATCACCTTGCACGCGATCATAGGCATAAGTGTACACGGGTTGGCCCTCGTAAGTGAGTTGCGTTTTCTTGTTCGAGCGGATGGCTGTCCCAAATGGTGGTTGTAAGCGCTTGGTTTCTTCGGCCGTCACCAATAGAGGAGGCCAGACCTCAACACAATCACCTGAGCAGACTGATGTTCCCGTCCCCTTGTCCATGTCAAAGGTGTAGAGAGTTTTTCCAATGGCATCAGCCAAGAGATTTTCTCCTTCTCCATTTGTTATGACACTAGTCAAATTTCCTTTGGTAGAACTTGACTGCAGATTGAGAGGACCAACCTCGGCTTGAACCCCTTGCGCAAATAGCAAAACTGCCCCTATCGCCAAAACTGTCATTTGATTCATTTTGTTTCCTTTCTCTTTATGTTTAAAGCACCATTTTTTTAACCTATGCCGAACAGACAATCCTTATTCTGTGTTCATGACCCTCCATATCCTCCTTTTCGACGGAATTTCCATTTTGAATTGAAATAAAATCCTCGGATCCCAAAGTGAAGCTATGATTGTGACTCCCACTCAGCAAAATATAGATACCCGGATTCGCACTCATTAATTCTTCGAAACTCAAACGGATTTCAGTGTGGTGGTGACCGGGATTTATATAGGTCGTCTTTGGAGATTCATCACAGGTTTCGCCGGCCTGTTGGTCTTTCGGCTGCTCAATTGGAGAACTCTGACTCTGACCACCCCCGCAAGCTGAGATCAACACACCAAATCCTACTAAACCTGCCTGAGACAAAAACTGTCGTCTGGATTGCGATCGTATATTTTTCATTCCGCCTCCTCTTTTCAAAGATAAAGTTATTACAGAAAATTGAATCCCCATAGACCCTATTTGGAATAGATACTATTCTGAATTAGAATATATGAGGTCATATGTCTCCATTTTCTAACGAAATTGAATATGTTCTGATACTCGCTCAAACTCTGAATATTTCGCGGGCCGCTGAATTGTCTGGAATCAAACAATCTGGACTATCGAAGGCGCTCATGAAGGTTGAGGGACGGCTTGAAGTCAAACTTTTTTCGCGCAGCAAGAGCGGTCTTCAGCTTACTCATGAAGGGCTTCGCGTGATTAAATTATTGTCTGATCTGAAGAGCAATTGGGATACAGCTTGGCGGGCTTCAAATCGGGATGATTTTATCGGGACGGTAAAAATTGGCTGTCATACGTCGATTGCACAGAGTTCCTTTTCAAACTTCTTTTCAGATCTTGTCGAAAATCATCCCGGTGTAAATATGGATCTGACTTTTGATCGTTCTTTGGCTGTAACGAGGAAAGTCATTAATTCCGAGATTGATTTGGGACTCGTCATCAGTCCGCAACGACATCCTGAGCTTGTTATCTCTCTGCTTCGCCGCGAAACCGTCGGTGTTTGGAAAAGTCAGAAATCCAAGAAATCAATGAATCTGGTTTATTATAATCCAGAGATGATCGACATCTATTCGTACTTACGAGCGTTTGCAGGGTATAAGTTGGTTCCTATTTCAGATTACGTCACGATATCAGCGATTTTAAGAGAGAGCCGCGGTTATGGCATATTGCCTTCATGTACAGCCGAGATCATGGGCGATCTGAAGCTGGAAAAGGAACTGAAAGCAACACAACTCAATTTGGTCTACAGAAAGGACCGGTCTTATAACAAAACATTACAAGCAGTCATACGCATTATTAAGGACGGATTTCAACCTTAAGGCACAGAGATCGACTCAAAAAAAATAGCCTAGCATAACTCCGAGAGAAAAACTGCTTGAGGGGCGAACATTCCAAAAATGGACTCGAACATTTGCATCAAGGAAAATTTTAGATGTCAGCCAAAAA
This region of Bdellovibrionales bacterium genomic DNA includes:
- a CDS encoding LysR family transcriptional regulator, which produces MSPFSNEIEYVLILAQTLNISRAAELSGIKQSGLSKALMKVEGRLEVKLFSRSKSGLQLTHEGLRVIKLLSDLKSNWDTAWRASNRDDFIGTVKIGCHTSIAQSSFSNFFSDLVENHPGVNMDLTFDRSLAVTRKVINSEIDLGLVISPQRHPELVISLLRRETVGVWKSQKSKKSMNLVYYNPEMIDIYSYLRAFAGYKLVPISDYVTISAILRESRGYGILPSCTAEIMGDLKLEKELKATQLNLVYRKDRSYNKTLQAVIRIIKDGFQP